GACACTGACATTTTTGATCTGATTGATCTGATCCAGACGACGCTCCAGATCCAGGGTTCCGGCTGTCCGGATCTTGGCCAGTATAGAGCCCTTGCCCGCAATGTAATGGACTTCCTGAACACCGGGAATTTCAGCGATTTGCTTCCCCGTCGTGTGCATTTTGCTGATTTCATTCAAAGATATCAGCACAAAGGCCAATAGGGGCAGACCGATTCTATCCGGACACAAGCGGACTTCATACCCTTTAATGATTCCCTGTTTTTCAAGTTTTTTTATCCGTTCGAA
This window of the Candidatus Neomarinimicrobiota bacterium genome carries:
- a CDS encoding Lrp/AsnC family transcriptional regulator — encoded protein: MIDAIDEQILTILQENARTPNAEIARHIGMTASAIFERIKKLEKQGIIKGYEVRLCPDRIGLPLLAFVLISLNEISKMHTTGKQIAEIPGVQEVHYIAGKGSILAKIRTAGTLDLERRLDQINQIKNVSVTETTIVLKTDLESMSLPISREKD